A stretch of Pangasianodon hypophthalmus isolate fPanHyp1 chromosome 9, fPanHyp1.pri, whole genome shotgun sequence DNA encodes these proteins:
- the nup42 gene encoding nucleoporin NUP42 — translation MPVCSYFLEGRCRYGDKCWNEHPRGGRNQTARGGGGSVNRVWVNPSQRSGGGVVQPSSFSRGGGDWGRENSGTGRDDRSSNFSFNTQNRFSTLNNTQSGYRRTGGGGGGGGGHGGADDTDQQLEVIEKDMEVWQSSGQWLFSCYSALKASITGFVELSPEELRMEYYTSRATGDLQSYVNSVQQLVNQWRSRVQELTSMSANTRAAMIAELNNPRAQTSSGGGIFSSSSSSSSTTGFESSSTTSGFGSSSSTGFGSSSATSGFGSSSSTGFGSSSTSSGFGSSATSGFGSSSATSGFGSSSTSSGFGSSSTTSGFRVGGFGSSVQSAAGFSFSASSPGFGSTGSQPASSGFGSSAPSASSFSFTDPAGATASKSSAAGFSFSSASAGGPGGSSAAPGGGSFGGFGGGASASGSAEDRKSGGDSLYTPQSELTPDELREFTAKRFTLGQIPLKPPPAELLTV, via the exons ATGCCGGTGTGTAGTTACTTCCTCGAGGGAAGATGTCGATATGGAGATAAATGCTGGAATGAACACCCGAGAGGAGGGAGAAACCAAACCGCCCGCGGCGGGGGAG GCTCAGTGAACCGGGTGTGGGTGAACCCATCTCAGCGCTCGGGGGGAGGCGTGGTCCAGCCCTCGTCTTTCTCCCGCGGAGGAGGGGATTGGGGCAGAGAGAACAGCGGAACAGGGAGAGATGACCGGAGTTCTAACTTCAGCTTCAACACACAGAACCGGTTCTCCACCCTGAACAACACGCAGAGCGGATACAGGAGAAccggaggaggaggtggaggtggaggaggacaTGGAGGAGCAGACGACACGGATCAACAGCT AGAGGTGATTGAGAAGGACATGGAGGTGTGGCAGAGCTCAGGACAGTGGCTCTTCTCCTGCTACTCCGCCCTCAAAGCCTCCATCACAG ggtttgTGGAGCTCTCTCCAGAGGAACTGAGAATGGAGTACTACACCAGCAGAGCCACTGGAGACCTTCAGTCCTAC GTTAATTCAGTCCAGCAGCTGGTTAATCAGTGGAGATCCAGAGTTCAGGAGCTGACAAGCATGAGCGCTAACACACGTGCTGCCATG ATAGCAGAGCTGAACAATCCGAGAGCACAGACGTCCTCCGGTGGAGGGATTTTCagttcttcatcatcatcctcctcaacAACAGGGTTTGAATCTTCATCAACAACATCTGGATTTGGATCTTCATCATCAACAGGGTTTGGATCTTCATCAGCAACATCTGGGTTTGGATCTTCATCATCAACAGGGTTTGGATCTTCATCAACATCATCTGGGTTTGGATCTTCAGCAACATCTGGGTTTGGATCTTCATCAGCAACATCTGGGTTTGGATCTTCATCAACATCATCTGGGTTTGGATCTTCATCAACAACATCTGGGTTTCGAGTAGGAG GATTTGGCTCGAGTGTTCAGAGTGCTGCCGGGTTTAGCTTCTCTGCGTCCAGTCCTGGGTTCGGATCAACCGGGTCTCAGCCAGCTTCATCTGGGTTCGGCTCATCGGCTCCCTCCGcgtcctccttctccttcactGATCCTGCAGGAGCGACGGCGAGTAAAAGCTCCGCCGCAGGCTTCAGCTTCTCCTCCGCGTCTGCGGGAGGCCCCGGCGGCTCGTCCGCTGCTCCGGGCGGCGGGAGTTTTGGTGGGTTTGGCGGTGGAGCGAGTGCGAGCGGGAGTGCAGAGGACAGGAAGAGTGGAGGAGACAGCTTGTACACTCCTCAGAGTGAGCTCACACCGGACGAGCTCCGAGAGTTCACTGCTAAACGATTCACGCTGGGACAGATTCCTCTCAAACCTCCGCCCGCAGAGCTGCTCACtgtctga
- the LOC113525251 gene encoding lanosterol 14-alpha demethylase codes for MTVFEVSNRLMESAVEKIMSENLAFTILATSAFTLALAYLSKMVFKQQQPQDKDDGQKYPPYIPSSLPFLGHAIAFGKSPIDFLENAYEKYGPVFSFTMVGKTFTYLVGSEAAALMFNSKNEDLNAEDVYSRLTTPVFGKGVAYDVPNHVFLEQKKLLKTGLNVARFKQHVQLIEEETRQYYTRWGDSGEKNLFESLSELIILTASRCLHGVEIRSVLTESVAQLYTDLDGGFTHAAWILPQWLPLPSFRQRDRAHKAIKQIFYKVIEKRRKSAVKEDDILQTLIDATYKDGRALNDDEISGMLIGLLLAGQHTSSTTSAWLGFFLARDPELQKRCYSEQKQVCGENLPPVTYEQLKELTLLDCCLKETLRLRPPIMTMMRMARTPQKVGGYTIPAGHQVCVSPTVNHRLQDTWTHRLDFDPDRYLGDNPAASEKFAYVPFGAGRHRCIGENFAYVQIKTIWSTLLRLYEFELVDGYFPTVNYTTMIHTPNNPIIRYRRRT; via the exons ATGACCGTTTTTGAAGTTAGCAACCGGCTAATGGAGAGCGCAGTTGAGAAAATAATGAGCGAAAATCTGGCATTCACGATTCTTGCAACGTCAGCTTTCACGCTCGCACTGGCGTATTTATCTAAAATGGTGTTCAAACAGCAACAACCGCAGGATAAAGACGACGGACAA AAATATCCTCCATACATCCCGTCCAGTTTGCCGTTCCTGGGTCATGCCATCGCTTTCGGAAAAAGCCCCATCGACTTCCTGGAAAACGCGTACGAGAAG taCGGACCTGTGTTCAGCTTTACGATGGTGGGGAAGACGTTCACCTATCTGGTGGGAAGCGAAGCAGCCGCTCTGATGTTCAACAGTAAAAACGAAGACCTGAACGCCGAGGACGTTTATTCACGGCTGACCACGCCCGTGTTCGGCAAAGGAGTCGCCTATGACGTCCCCAACCAC gtgttcctGGAGCAGAAGAAGCTGTTGAAGACGGGGCTGAACGTGGCTCGCTTTAAGCAGCATGTACAGCTCATCGAAGAAGAAACGAGGCAGTATTACACCCGCTGGGGGGATAGTGGAGAGAAGA ATCTGTTTGAGAGTCTGAGTGAGCTGATCATCCTCACGGCGAGTCGCTGTCTGCACGGCGTGGAGATCCGCAGCGTTCTCACCGAGAGTGTTGCTCAACTCTACACCGACCTCGACGGAGGATTTACCCACGCTGCCTGGATATTACCTCAGTGGCTTCCTTTGCCTAGcttcag GCAGAGAGACCGTGCTCACAAAGCCATCAAACAAATCTTTTACAAAGTGATCGAGAAACGCAGGAAGAGCGCAGTGAAAGAGGACGACATCCTACAGACACTCATAGACGCCACGTACAA AGATGGACGCGCTCTGAATGATGATGAGATTTCAGGGATGCTGATTGGTCTGTTGTTGGCGGGTCAGCACACTTCCTCCACCACCAGCGCGTGGCTTGGGTTCTTCCTGGCGCGAGACCCTGAGCTGCAGAAACGCTGCTACAGCGAGCAGAAACAAGTGTGTGGAGAAAACCTGCCACCCGTCACCTACGAACAG CTGAAGGAGCTGACCCTGCTGGACTGCTGTCTGAAGGAGACTCTGAGGCTGCGCCCTCCCATCATGACCATGATGAGAATGGCTCGAACTCCTCAG AAAGTTGGAGGTTACACCATCCCTGCAGgacaccaggtgtgtgtgtctcccaCAGTAAACCATCGACTCCAGGACACCTGGACTCATCGATTGGACTTTGACCCTGACCGTTACCTTGGTGATAACCCCGCCGCTTCGGAGAAGTTCGCCTACGTGCCATTCGGAGCAG gTCGGCACCGGTGCATCGGCGAGAACTTCGCCTACGTGCAGATTAAGACAATTTGGTCGACGTTGTTGCGTTTGTATGAGTTTGAGCTGGTAGACGGATATTTCCCCACTGTGAACTACACCACCATGATACACACACCCAACAACCCCATCATCAGATACAGACGGAGGACAtaa